The Pelagibacterium halotolerans B2 genome has a segment encoding these proteins:
- a CDS encoding sulfatase family protein, with amino-acid sequence MGASRPPNIVFIVTDQQRFDTIAALGFDHMETPNLDRMVRRGTSFTNMYVTSPSCAPSRASLFSGVFPHTNGVMRNGEPWPWSWVTLLNQAGYRCVNVGKMHTNPVEGAFGFHERHVVENKDRAHPNVAFYLDQWDKALWTRGHEKPSRVTYRRREDYAERLGAFTWDLEEDLHADVFVGDLACLWLERYPGREPFFLQVGLPGPHPPYDPTAHYLAKYADRALPTPIRDEDFDAQPAPLRALRAQHLANDHDAVVHLADPSPEQMHRQRAHYYANVSMIDAQVGKIIDALEERGVLDETIIVFTSDHGDCLNDHGHSQKWTMYEQSVRVPAIICGPGIEHDLQIADLVSLMDLGPTILELAQISPPAWMEARSLCSYLAGDKSVVRDSVFSEHANDKILEETEFMTMIRKDKWKLVHFVDCEEGQLFDLDADPRETRNLWEDTESETIRQALLLDILSWRIQSDRITQGFLRQSRDLR; translated from the coding sequence ATGGGTGCAAGCCGTCCTCCCAATATCGTTTTCATCGTGACCGACCAGCAGCGGTTCGACACGATCGCTGCCCTGGGGTTCGATCACATGGAGACGCCGAACCTTGACCGCATGGTGCGGCGCGGAACGAGCTTTACCAATATGTATGTGACCTCGCCGTCCTGCGCGCCCTCCCGGGCGTCGCTGTTTTCGGGGGTTTTTCCTCACACCAACGGGGTCATGCGGAACGGGGAGCCCTGGCCGTGGTCCTGGGTCACGCTGCTCAACCAGGCTGGCTACCGATGCGTCAATGTCGGCAAGATGCACACCAATCCGGTCGAAGGCGCTTTCGGCTTTCACGAGCGTCATGTGGTCGAAAACAAGGACCGGGCCCACCCCAATGTCGCCTTCTATCTCGATCAATGGGACAAGGCGCTCTGGACACGGGGGCATGAAAAGCCGAGCCGCGTGACCTATCGCCGGCGCGAGGATTATGCCGAACGGCTCGGTGCCTTCACATGGGATCTCGAGGAAGACCTGCATGCCGATGTCTTTGTCGGCGATCTGGCATGCCTGTGGCTGGAGCGCTATCCGGGCAGGGAGCCGTTCTTTCTTCAGGTCGGCTTGCCCGGACCGCATCCTCCATATGATCCCACGGCGCACTATCTTGCCAAATATGCCGACCGGGCGCTGCCGACCCCGATCCGCGACGAAGATTTCGATGCACAACCGGCACCGTTGCGGGCGCTGCGCGCGCAGCATCTTGCGAACGATCACGACGCGGTCGTCCATCTCGCCGATCCGTCGCCCGAGCAGATGCACCGGCAGCGTGCACACTATTATGCCAATGTCTCGATGATCGACGCGCAAGTTGGCAAGATCATCGACGCCCTCGAAGAGCGCGGGGTGCTGGACGAGACGATTATCGTCTTTACGTCCGACCACGGCGATTGCCTCAACGATCACGGGCACTCGCAGAAATGGACAATGTATGAGCAGAGCGTCCGGGTGCCGGCGATCATCTGCGGGCCGGGGATCGAGCACGATCTGCAAATCGCCGACCTGGTATCGCTGATGGATCTGGGGCCGACCATTCTCGAACTGGCGCAAATATCACCTCCGGCCTGGATGGAGGCGCGGTCGCTGTGTTCCTATCTGGCCGGGGACAAGAGTGTGGTTCGCGACAGCGTTTTTTCCGAACACGCGAACGACAAGATTCTCGAGGAAACCGAATTCATGACCATGATCCGCAAGGACAAATGGAAGCTCGTCCACTTCGTCGATTGCGAAGAGGGGCAATTGTTCGATCTTGACGCCGATCCGCGGGAAACCCGAAATCTCTGGGAGGACACCGAGTCCGAAACGATCAGGCAGGCGTTGTTGCTCGACATTTTGTCCTGGCGCATTCAGAGCGACAGGATCACGCAGGGTTTCTTGCGCCAGTCGCGCGATCTCAGGTGA
- a CDS encoding sulfatase family protein has translation MGTPNILMIMTDQQRRDTLGAYGCEWIPTPNLDRLAASGALFENCTVDNPICTPSRASIFTGKPVIDHGVLGVHDNLPAHETLFTERLRSEAGYRTALFGKLHVSSRVQEQTQRHPNDGFDIYEWCLEPSVAMDSPFNGYAQWLAETAPAFRNALARNGRRELHHPPDLHMSKWAADRTIDFLHASKDDGRPFFCLMSLFDPHDPYEDYPAALAGAIDDARIPAPIPPRADQPRCVKREQEGSYLGRFSDFSPHEIASIRKGYAASIAFLDRQVGRVLDALDDAGLTEDTLVIFTSDHGDQLGDHGLFVKGVALYEPTVGVPLLLRWPGKIAAGGRSRALVQGHDIAATCLSAAGLNTDRCPSSEDLVAVARAGATKRNASICAYRNSGINGSGTFWEPPMRATMARDKRYKLTVYWSGGETERELFDLSSDPRETRNISGDPGHGPAENALLAEIARFLDTEAAQAPPRATTSLPDATQRLNNAIR, from the coding sequence ATGGGAACGCCCAATATCCTGATGATAATGACCGACCAGCAGCGGCGCGACACGCTCGGGGCCTATGGGTGCGAGTGGATCCCGACACCAAACCTGGACCGGCTGGCGGCGTCGGGCGCGCTGTTTGAAAACTGCACTGTCGACAACCCCATCTGTACGCCGTCGAGAGCCAGCATCTTTACGGGCAAGCCCGTTATCGACCATGGGGTGCTTGGGGTTCACGACAATCTTCCCGCCCATGAAACGCTGTTTACCGAGCGCCTGCGTTCTGAAGCCGGCTATCGCACTGCGTTGTTCGGCAAGCTGCACGTTTCCAGCCGGGTGCAGGAGCAGACCCAAAGGCATCCAAACGACGGTTTCGACATCTATGAATGGTGCCTTGAGCCCTCGGTCGCCATGGACAGCCCGTTCAACGGCTATGCCCAATGGCTTGCCGAGACCGCGCCCGCGTTCCGGAATGCGCTGGCGCGCAATGGCAGGCGGGAGCTTCATCATCCCCCCGATCTGCATATGAGCAAATGGGCGGCGGACCGGACCATCGATTTTCTGCACGCGTCAAAAGACGACGGCAGGCCTTTTTTTTGCCTGATGAGTCTTTTCGATCCTCACGATCCCTATGAGGATTATCCGGCTGCCCTTGCAGGCGCCATCGACGATGCGCGGATCCCGGCGCCCATTCCGCCGCGTGCCGATCAGCCCCGGTGCGTAAAGCGCGAGCAGGAGGGGTCTTATCTCGGCCGGTTTTCCGACTTTTCGCCGCATGAGATCGCGTCCATCCGCAAGGGCTATGCAGCCTCGATCGCGTTTCTCGACCGACAGGTCGGCCGGGTTCTCGATGCGCTGGACGATGCGGGGCTGACCGAGGATACGCTGGTCATTTTCACGTCCGACCATGGCGATCAGCTCGGCGATCACGGGCTGTTCGTCAAGGGCGTGGCGCTTTACGAACCGACGGTGGGGGTTCCGCTCTTGCTGCGATGGCCGGGGAAAATTGCGGCGGGGGGCCGCTCGCGCGCCCTGGTTCAGGGACACGATATTGCCGCTACATGTCTTTCGGCTGCGGGGCTTAACACTGATCGTTGCCCTTCGAGCGAAGATCTTGTCGCGGTGGCCAGGGCTGGCGCCACGAAACGCAACGCTTCGATCTGCGCCTACCGGAACTCGGGCATCAACGGGTCCGGCACCTTCTGGGAGCCGCCGATGCGGGCGACCATGGCGCGCGACAAGCGCTACAAGCTGACCGTCTATTGGAGCGGGGGAGAGACCGAGCGCGAGCTTTTCGACCTTTCCAGCGATCCGCGGGAAACCCGCAATATTTCCGGCGATCCCGGGCACGGTCCGGCCGAAAACGCCCTGCTGGCCGAAATCGCGCGCTTTCTCGACACCGAAGCCGCCCAGGCGCCGCCGCGGGCGACCACCTCGTTGCCCGATGCCACCCAGCGGCTCAACAACGCCATCCGTTAG
- a CDS encoding dihydrodipicolinate synthase family protein — MGMRGPLKGNWATLLLPINADDSIDFGRLGDEIDHLVSVKVDGIYSNGTAGEFHNQTEDEFDAIQALLAGRCRAAGMAFIIGACQPDPRVSLGRVRRAAALKPAAIQIIVPDWWPLVPAEATRFVEMAAEAADGVPLVLYNPPHAKRVYSPSELAEILGPVPGIAGIKLGDGDGAWYEQARRHLSNWPIFVPGHHLATGVSEGVAAGAFSNVACLSPLGAQLWTRMMADDLAQAREIETRLRGFLDTYITPFATSGLYSNAALDKLLAAVGGWADVGTRLRQPYRWIDPVVVPELRAAAVRAVPEIMV, encoded by the coding sequence ATGGGAATGCGGGGGCCGCTCAAGGGCAATTGGGCGACGCTGCTCTTGCCCATCAATGCCGACGACAGCATCGATTTCGGCCGGCTCGGCGATGAAATCGACCATCTGGTTTCGGTAAAGGTCGATGGCATCTATTCCAACGGTACAGCCGGAGAGTTCCACAACCAGACCGAGGACGAGTTCGACGCCATCCAGGCGCTTCTGGCCGGGCGCTGCCGGGCGGCGGGCATGGCGTTCATCATCGGCGCGTGCCAGCCCGATCCGCGCGTTTCGCTCGGGCGGGTGCGCCGCGCCGCTGCGCTCAAACCCGCCGCCATCCAGATCATTGTGCCCGACTGGTGGCCACTGGTTCCGGCCGAGGCCACGCGTTTTGTCGAAATGGCTGCGGAAGCGGCGGATGGGGTGCCGCTGGTGCTTTACAACCCACCGCACGCAAAGCGGGTCTATTCACCCTCCGAGCTTGCGGAAATCCTCGGGCCGGTTCCCGGTATTGCCGGGATCAAGCTCGGCGACGGCGATGGTGCATGGTACGAGCAAGCGCGCCGGCATCTTTCAAACTGGCCGATTTTCGTTCCCGGGCATCATCTGGCGACCGGGGTGAGCGAGGGGGTGGCGGCCGGTGCGTTTTCCAACGTCGCCTGCCTGAGCCCCCTTGGCGCACAGCTCTGGACGCGGATGATGGCCGACGATCTGGCGCAGGCACGCGAGATCGAGACCCGGCTGCGCGGGTTTTTGGACACTTATATCACCCCGTTCGCGACGAGCGGGCTCTATTCCAACGCGGCGCTCGACAAATTGCTGGCGGCGGTCGGCGGCTGGGCCGATGTGGGCACGCGGCTGCGCCAGCCCTATCGCTGGATCGATCCTGTGGTCGTGCCCGAATTGCGCGCGGCGGCGGTCAGGGCCGTCCCTGAAATCATGGTCTGA